In Leucobacter insecticola, one DNA window encodes the following:
- a CDS encoding YajQ family cyclic di-GMP-binding protein, with translation MADSSFDVVSKVDSMEVENAVNQARKEVEQRYDFKGVGADVSLSGETIMIKANTEERANAVLDVLQSKIIKRGMSIKVLDTGEPYPSGKEYRIESKLKEGIDQATAKKLNKMIRDEGPKGVKSQIQGDELRVSSKSRDDLQATMALLKTADIDVALQFVNYR, from the coding sequence ATGGCTGATTCTTCATTTGACGTAGTGAGCAAGGTCGACTCGATGGAGGTCGAGAACGCCGTGAACCAGGCGCGCAAAGAGGTCGAGCAGCGCTACGACTTCAAGGGCGTGGGCGCCGATGTGTCGCTGAGCGGCGAGACCATCATGATCAAGGCGAACACTGAAGAGCGCGCGAACGCGGTGCTTGACGTGCTGCAGTCCAAGATCATCAAGCGCGGCATGTCGATCAAAGTGCTCGACACCGGCGAGCCCTACCCGAGCGGTAAGGAATACCGTATCGAGTCGAAGCTCAAAGAGGGCATCGACCAGGCCACCGCGAAGAAGCTCAACAAGATGATCCGCGACGAGGGCCCGAAGGGCGTCAAGAGCCAGATCCAGGGCGACGAGCTGCGCGTCAGCTCAAAGAGCCGCGACGACCTGCAGGCGACGATGGCGCTGCTCAAGACTGCCGACATCGACGTCGCGCTGCAGTTCGTGAACTACCGCTAA
- a CDS encoding ABC transporter ATP-binding protein, translated as MTQIAIETRGLTRRFKGATALDDVSLQIHTNTITGLLGRNGAGKTTFMSLVTAQDQPSSGTVHVDGQAPFERAEIIEQMCFIRDNQRYPDDYKLKHAIRAARIFYPNWDQAVADRLIEAFRIPSKPVVKKFSRGQLSALGIVLGLASRSPITFFDEPYLGLDATARAIFYDELLRDYAEHPRTIILSTHLIDEMDRLLERVIILEQGRVVRHDEVDTLRGGAFQVAGKAAALDAFVADRSVLSRRSVGGLATAVIGEPVQAQDRAAAEAAGLDITAVSLQELVAAYGVGDPESESTATTALRAPQTERSAA; from the coding sequence ATGACCCAGATCGCCATCGAAACCCGCGGGCTGACCCGCCGGTTTAAGGGCGCGACGGCGCTTGACGACGTCTCGCTGCAGATCCACACCAACACCATCACGGGTCTGCTCGGCCGCAACGGTGCCGGAAAGACCACGTTCATGTCGCTCGTCACGGCGCAGGATCAGCCAAGCTCCGGCACGGTGCACGTCGACGGCCAGGCGCCCTTTGAGCGCGCCGAGATCATCGAGCAGATGTGCTTCATCCGCGACAACCAGCGCTACCCCGACGACTACAAGCTGAAGCACGCGATCCGCGCCGCGCGCATTTTCTACCCGAACTGGGATCAGGCGGTGGCGGATCGGCTCATCGAGGCGTTCCGGATCCCGAGCAAACCGGTTGTGAAGAAGTTCTCGCGCGGGCAACTCTCGGCGCTCGGCATCGTGCTCGGCCTCGCCTCGCGCTCACCGATCACTTTCTTCGACGAGCCGTACCTCGGCCTCGACGCCACCGCACGCGCGATTTTCTACGACGAACTGCTCCGCGACTACGCCGAGCACCCGCGCACCATCATCCTGTCAACGCACCTCATCGATGAGATGGATCGCCTGCTTGAGCGGGTCATCATTCTCGAACAGGGGCGGGTGGTGCGCCACGACGAGGTCGACACCCTCCGTGGCGGCGCGTTCCAGGTAGCGGGCAAGGCCGCGGCGCTCGACGCGTTTGTGGCCGACCGCAGCGTGTTGTCCCGTCGCAGCGTTGGTGGGCTTGCGACCGCGGTGATCGGCGAGCCGGTGCAAGCTCAGGATCGCGCCGCCGCCGAGGCCGCCGGTCTCGACATCACGGCGGTGTCCCTGCAAGAACTTGTCGCCGCCTACGGGGTGGGCGATCCCGAATCTGAATCGACAGCAACCACGGCGTTGCGCGCGCCGCAGACCGAACGGAGCGCAGCATGA
- a CDS encoding alpha/beta hydrolase, with product MTEQQGEQFTAVEREVPAEPAGTQGGSVQRRLLRWPVLIAVVAAIVLVVGVTVPLFFLTGQSKSEVGPLPTPPSDEIESFGEQVPLWRDCAEGMQCADVYAPLDWNDPAGERITLALVKQPATGGDPIGSLFVNPGGPGASGLDYVKSNIDGAVQPEVQRAYDVIGWDPRGVGQSTPVACVDAREMDEYLFGSEETDDLTQGSDEWIDAALEETAKFGEACEERTGALLGHVDTASTVQDLDMLRAIVGDPKLNYLGYSYGTFIGALYADAYPERVGRLVLDGAMDPAADLSDVMREQTRGFELALRAYVTDCLGRNLCPFSGTVDEAMAKIGQMLDRVDATPLKGSDGRMLTSGTMLTAIITPLYSESNWSYLDELFRTVNKGNADVALSLADFYYDREDGKYLSNSTEAFSAINCLDYPNALDPERMRAEAKELEEIAPTIGRFQGYGDVSCASWPFPGVAERSGVTGAGADPILVVGTTGDPATPYRWAESLANQLESGTLVTYEGEGHTAYGKNSCINTIVDAYLLTGAVPEGDPRCS from the coding sequence ATGACCGAACAACAGGGCGAGCAGTTCACCGCAGTCGAGCGGGAGGTTCCGGCCGAGCCCGCAGGCACGCAGGGCGGTTCCGTGCAGCGGCGTTTGCTCCGCTGGCCCGTCTTGATTGCCGTGGTGGCTGCGATCGTGCTCGTGGTGGGTGTCACCGTGCCACTGTTCTTCCTGACGGGTCAGTCAAAGTCGGAGGTAGGTCCGCTACCGACACCGCCGAGCGATGAAATCGAGAGCTTCGGCGAGCAGGTACCCCTGTGGCGGGATTGTGCCGAAGGCATGCAATGCGCTGATGTGTATGCGCCGTTGGATTGGAATGATCCGGCGGGAGAACGAATCACACTAGCCCTCGTGAAGCAGCCCGCGACCGGTGGCGATCCAATTGGTTCGCTCTTCGTGAACCCCGGTGGCCCGGGCGCCTCTGGCCTCGATTACGTCAAAAGCAACATCGACGGTGCCGTGCAGCCTGAGGTGCAGCGCGCCTATGACGTGATTGGCTGGGATCCGCGCGGAGTCGGGCAGTCGACGCCCGTGGCCTGCGTCGATGCGCGAGAAATGGACGAGTACCTGTTCGGCAGCGAAGAAACCGACGATCTCACCCAGGGCAGCGACGAGTGGATCGACGCCGCACTCGAAGAGACCGCCAAGTTCGGCGAGGCCTGCGAAGAGCGCACCGGAGCGCTTCTCGGGCACGTTGATACGGCCTCGACCGTGCAGGATCTCGACATGCTGCGCGCGATCGTGGGGGATCCGAAGCTCAATTACCTGGGTTACTCCTACGGCACCTTCATCGGCGCGCTCTATGCCGATGCGTACCCCGAGCGCGTCGGACGTTTGGTGCTCGATGGTGCGATGGATCCCGCCGCGGATCTCAGCGATGTGATGCGAGAACAGACCCGCGGTTTCGAGCTTGCTCTTCGTGCCTACGTCACCGACTGCCTCGGACGGAATCTGTGCCCCTTCAGCGGCACCGTCGACGAGGCGATGGCGAAGATTGGGCAGATGCTCGACAGGGTAGATGCGACGCCGCTGAAGGGTTCAGACGGCCGCATGCTCACCTCGGGGACCATGCTCACCGCGATCATCACGCCGCTCTATTCGGAGAGCAACTGGTCGTACCTTGACGAGCTTTTCAGGACGGTAAACAAGGGGAATGCCGACGTGGCGTTGTCGCTCGCCGACTTCTACTATGACCGTGAAGACGGCAAATACCTGAGCAATTCGACCGAGGCATTCTCCGCGATCAACTGTCTCGACTATCCGAACGCCCTGGATCCCGAGCGCATGCGTGCAGAAGCGAAAGAGCTTGAGGAGATAGCGCCTACGATCGGGCGGTTCCAGGGCTACGGCGACGTCTCGTGCGCAAGCTGGCCGTTCCCGGGAGTTGCGGAGCGGAGCGGTGTCACTGGAGCGGGAGCGGATCCGATTCTTGTAGTCGGCACAACGGGGGATCCCGCAACGCCCTATCGCTGGGCCGAATCACTCGCAAACCAGCTTGAAAGTGGCACCCTGGTCACCTACGAGGGTGAAGGGCATACGGCGTACGGCAAGAACAGCTGCATCAACACAATCGTTGACGCGTACCTGCTGACGGGTGCGGTTCCTGAGGGGGATCCGCGCTGTTCTTGA
- a CDS encoding YciI family protein, translating into MKYMLIMRATDEAIAASREIPFEEMIATMGRYNEEMVNAGVMAGGDGLTEPEEGFVVDFAADPPAIVEGAYGPTESLFNGFWILEVTSREEAMEWARKCPLGPGSKLEVRRIHGVEDFPQDNEWVQKEKEWIAAAEEK; encoded by the coding sequence ATGAAATACATGCTGATCATGCGGGCGACCGACGAGGCGATTGCCGCTTCACGGGAGATCCCGTTCGAAGAAATGATCGCCACCATGGGGCGCTACAACGAAGAGATGGTGAACGCCGGGGTGATGGCCGGCGGTGACGGGCTCACCGAGCCCGAGGAAGGCTTCGTGGTGGACTTCGCGGCGGATCCGCCGGCCATCGTTGAGGGGGCTTACGGGCCGACCGAGTCGCTGTTCAACGGGTTCTGGATCCTCGAAGTTACCTCGCGTGAAGAGGCAATGGAGTGGGCGAGGAAGTGCCCACTTGGCCCGGGATCCAAGCTCGAGGTGCGTCGCATTCACGGCGTCGAAGACTTCCCACAAGACAACGAGTGGGTGCAGAAGGAAAAGGAGTGGATCGCGGCGGCTGAGGAGAAGTAG
- a CDS encoding GntR family transcriptional regulator: MFDDTRPIFLQLADQLASDILRGKFAEEEQVPSTNELAAHMRINPATAGKALNLLVDEGILYKKRGIGMFVAEGATKRIAAERQQGLTESYVKPLLAEARVLGLTAQDIIRLIEKESEQ, encoded by the coding sequence GTGTTCGACGACACACGCCCGATCTTCCTGCAGCTCGCAGACCAGCTCGCAAGCGATATCTTGCGGGGAAAGTTTGCGGAGGAAGAACAGGTCCCCTCTACCAATGAGCTTGCAGCGCACATGCGCATTAACCCGGCGACGGCCGGCAAAGCTCTGAACCTTCTCGTCGACGAAGGCATCCTCTACAAAAAACGCGGCATCGGCATGTTCGTTGCGGAGGGCGCGACCAAGCGCATCGCCGCCGAACGGCAGCAGGGGCTCACCGAAAGCTACGTGAAGCCGCTGCTCGCCGAAGCGCGAGTCCTCGGGCTGACCGCCCAAGACATCATCAGACTCATCGAAAAGGAATCCGAACAATGA
- a CDS encoding dicarboxylate/amino acid:cation symporter, giving the protein MTSFGWQILAALILGLALGALALSIGTDTEDNPNGLTATLSTIGSSYVSLLRAAVVPLIFTAIVSSIVGLRKVTNAARLAGQTLLWFGITALIAVTIGILLGVTLRPGASAAGDSALQPGDPYAVGTWWNFLIGLVPSNFLGLSVNASFNADTGSVSATPGFNVLQVIVVSVAIGIAALKIGEKAEPFIRLTESALAIIQKVLWWIIRIAPIGTLGLIGNAVAEYGWNKMGSLTWFVAVLYIGLAIVMFVVYPVLVRAHGLSVRQYFSGVWPAVQLGFVSRSSIGTLPLTERVTERNLGVPRAYASFAVPLGATTKMDGCAAVYPAVAAIFIAQFFGIELTLVQYLLIVLVSVVGSAATAGTTGATVMLTLTLSTLGLPLEGVGLLLAVDPIIDMGRTALNVAGQALVPTIVARREGILDLDRYNAPRQGLAFDNSDAEPGAPGSPTKLVSQ; this is encoded by the coding sequence ATGACCTCGTTTGGTTGGCAGATCCTCGCTGCCCTCATCCTCGGCCTCGCACTCGGCGCGCTCGCCCTCTCCATTGGCACCGACACAGAGGACAACCCGAATGGCCTCACCGCCACACTGTCCACGATCGGCAGCAGCTACGTCTCACTGCTGCGCGCCGCGGTCGTACCGCTGATCTTCACCGCGATCGTATCGAGCATCGTCGGGTTGCGGAAGGTCACCAACGCGGCCAGGCTCGCGGGCCAAACGCTCTTGTGGTTCGGGATCACCGCCCTCATCGCCGTGACGATCGGGATCCTGCTCGGCGTCACCCTGCGGCCGGGCGCATCAGCGGCCGGGGACTCTGCCTTGCAGCCCGGGGATCCCTACGCCGTGGGTACCTGGTGGAACTTCCTGATCGGCCTCGTGCCTTCGAACTTCCTCGGGCTGAGCGTGAATGCATCCTTCAATGCTGACACCGGATCAGTCTCGGCAACCCCGGGGTTCAACGTACTCCAGGTCATCGTCGTGTCGGTTGCGATCGGGATCGCCGCGCTGAAGATCGGCGAGAAGGCGGAACCGTTTATTCGCTTGACCGAGTCGGCGCTCGCCATCATCCAGAAGGTGCTGTGGTGGATCATCCGCATCGCCCCCATCGGCACCCTCGGCCTCATCGGCAACGCCGTCGCCGAATACGGCTGGAACAAGATGGGGTCGCTCACCTGGTTCGTCGCGGTGCTCTACATCGGCCTCGCGATTGTAATGTTCGTGGTGTACCCGGTGTTGGTGCGCGCGCATGGGCTGTCAGTTCGCCAGTATTTTTCCGGGGTGTGGCCTGCGGTGCAGCTCGGTTTCGTCAGCCGTTCCTCGATCGGCACCCTGCCCCTCACCGAGCGTGTCACCGAACGCAATCTCGGCGTGCCCCGCGCCTACGCCTCGTTTGCGGTGCCGCTCGGCGCGACGACCAAGATGGACGGTTGCGCCGCCGTCTACCCTGCGGTGGCCGCGATCTTCATCGCGCAGTTCTTCGGAATCGAGCTGACGCTTGTGCAGTATCTGTTGATTGTGCTGGTGTCTGTGGTGGGATCGGCGGCTACCGCCGGCACGACCGGTGCGACCGTGATGCTGACGCTGACCCTGTCGACGCTCGGGCTACCGCTCGAGGGCGTGGGCCTGCTGCTCGCGGTCGATCCCATTATCGACATGGGCCGCACCGCACTCAATGTCGCAGGCCAGGCCCTGGTGCCAACGATCGTGGCGAGGCGTGAGGGGATCCTCGACCTCGACCGTTACAACGCACCCCGTCAAGGGCTCGCCTTCGACAACAGCGATGCCGAGCCGGGTGCGCCCGGGTCCCCCACCAAGCTCGTTAGCCAGTAG
- a CDS encoding YigZ family protein, which produces MPVDYVTIAGAVDSEIEISRSRFLTRLERVSDEAAAREVIAAARSAHPRARHHCSAFVIGPDARVQRSNDDGEPSGTAGAPMLDALVSAGLSDVVAVVTRYFGGVLLGAGGLTRAYRAAVAEAVLKASRVERVLRREVQVSAAYDVAAQIEAEARRRGYGVGEASYTERVTQQYLLAEEDCHALEALAAELSAGAAVVVPGESRYLDLRV; this is translated from the coding sequence ATGCCCGTCGACTACGTCACCATCGCCGGCGCTGTCGACTCGGAAATCGAAATCTCTCGTTCCCGGTTTCTTACCCGGCTTGAGCGGGTCAGCGACGAAGCCGCCGCCCGCGAGGTGATCGCGGCGGCCAGGAGCGCGCACCCGAGAGCCCGGCACCACTGCTCGGCCTTTGTGATCGGCCCCGATGCGCGGGTGCAGCGCTCCAACGATGATGGCGAACCGAGCGGCACCGCGGGCGCGCCGATGCTCGACGCGCTGGTCTCGGCGGGGCTCAGTGATGTGGTGGCCGTGGTGACGCGCTACTTCGGCGGGGTGCTGCTTGGGGCTGGTGGCCTCACCCGTGCCTATCGGGCTGCGGTGGCGGAGGCGGTCCTCAAGGCCTCGCGTGTCGAGCGTGTGCTGCGGCGGGAGGTCCAGGTGAGCGCGGCCTACGATGTCGCCGCGCAGATCGAGGCGGAGGCGCGCCGCCGCGGCTACGGGGTCGGTGAGGCGAGCTATACCGAGCGCGTGACGCAGCAGTACTTACTCGCGGAGGAAGACTGCCACGCGCTCGAGGCGCTCGCGGCCGAGCTCAGCGCGGGTGCCGCCGTGGTGGTGCCCGGCGAGTCACGCTACCTGGATCTGCGGGTCTAG
- a CDS encoding 3-methyladenine DNA glycosylase: MTASSISTSTVRRIPAAQWQPLAAAHEQRADALSLAHRERSQRGEKHPVEDFLWTYYSVKPRELRRWHPGAGVFLEDADRGSWRHYTSTAAASIAPGSEASGSVVDLTEFFATRGATVDYVEQLLTATLERTPRYGCFGLHEWAMVYRMTPEQIRHAALPLRIGHEATDLVVEEHPIACTHFDAFRFFTPEAAPLNTVQPTRETQPELEQAGCLHAGMDVYKWAAKLGPIIPGELLLDAFELARDIRVVDMQASPYDVSSLGLAAIPIETPEGKREYTQLQRGFTERGNALRTRVLTAIRVARSWQELVSAD, encoded by the coding sequence GTGACCGCCAGCAGCATTTCGACCTCCACGGTGCGCAGGATCCCCGCCGCACAGTGGCAACCACTCGCGGCAGCACACGAGCAACGCGCCGACGCGCTCTCCCTCGCACACCGCGAGCGAAGCCAGCGCGGTGAGAAGCATCCGGTCGAAGACTTCCTGTGGACCTACTACTCCGTGAAACCGCGGGAGCTGCGACGTTGGCACCCCGGTGCCGGGGTGTTTCTTGAAGACGCGGATCGCGGATCCTGGCGGCACTACACCAGCACCGCTGCGGCATCTATCGCGCCGGGATCCGAGGCTTCAGGCTCTGTTGTTGACCTCACCGAGTTCTTCGCCACGCGCGGCGCCACCGTCGACTATGTGGAGCAACTCCTCACTGCGACCCTCGAACGCACCCCACGCTACGGCTGCTTCGGCCTGCACGAGTGGGCGATGGTCTACCGCATGACCCCCGAGCAGATCCGCCACGCCGCGCTGCCGCTGCGCATTGGCCACGAGGCGACCGACCTGGTGGTGGAGGAACATCCGATCGCGTGTACCCACTTCGACGCGTTCCGGTTCTTCACCCCCGAGGCGGCGCCGCTGAACACGGTGCAGCCGACGCGCGAGACGCAGCCGGAGCTGGAGCAGGCGGGCTGCCTGCACGCCGGCATGGACGTCTACAAGTGGGCGGCAAAGCTCGGCCCGATCATCCCGGGCGAACTGCTGCTCGACGCTTTCGAGCTCGCGCGCGATATTCGTGTGGTCGACATGCAGGCCTCGCCCTACGATGTGTCTTCGCTCGGGCTTGCCGCGATCCCGATCGAAACACCCGAGGGCAAGCGCGAGTACACCCAGCTGCAGCGCGGTTTCACCGAACGCGGCAACGCCCTACGAACGCGGGTGCTCACCGCGATCCGCGTGGCCCGTTCTTGGCAGGAGCTCGTATCCGCCGATTGA
- a CDS encoding DNA polymerase III subunit delta', translating into MEFWAEIVGQTDAVRILQQEAAAPGSHAWLITGPPGSGRSNLAFRFAAALIARDESEREAVFAQVRARTHPDLGVLTTQKLLIDIKAAREIVTTAHYSPAAGRYRVIVIEDADRMPERTSNVLLKALEEPPERTIWILCAPSEADLLPTIRSRARSLRLVTPSTADIAKLLHERDGIDEVAAERAARLAQSHIGMARRLATDPDSMQRRDRTIEIALGIETLGDAMRAAASLLKVAEADAAAITELLDTREREDAVRSLGLAPGAAIPAQMRSQMKALEEDQKRRATRSLRDGIDRILTDLLSLYRDVLLRALGADPELVNLEQAGRIEELAERWSAEQALAMVTAIETARERLARSVTPGLVLEALFASVVMSKIAGAEQYV; encoded by the coding sequence ATGGAATTCTGGGCAGAGATCGTCGGGCAGACCGATGCTGTGCGCATTCTGCAGCAGGAGGCCGCGGCGCCCGGGTCACACGCCTGGCTGATCACCGGGCCACCGGGATCCGGCCGTTCAAATCTGGCCTTCCGTTTCGCTGCCGCGCTGATCGCCCGCGATGAGAGTGAACGCGAGGCGGTGTTCGCGCAGGTGCGGGCGCGCACGCACCCAGACCTTGGTGTGTTGACAACCCAGAAGCTCCTGATTGATATCAAGGCGGCCCGAGAGATCGTCACTACGGCGCACTACTCACCGGCCGCTGGTCGCTACCGCGTGATCGTCATCGAAGACGCCGATCGCATGCCCGAGCGCACCTCAAATGTGCTCCTAAAGGCGCTCGAAGAACCTCCAGAGCGCACTATCTGGATCCTGTGCGCCCCGAGCGAAGCGGATCTGCTCCCCACGATCCGCTCGCGTGCCCGGTCGCTCAGGCTCGTCACCCCGAGCACCGCTGATATCGCGAAGCTCCTGCATGAACGTGACGGCATTGATGAGGTCGCCGCGGAGCGCGCTGCGCGGCTCGCGCAGAGCCATATCGGCATGGCGCGACGACTCGCGACGGATCCTGACTCGATGCAGCGTCGCGATCGTACGATCGAGATCGCACTTGGTATTGAGACCCTCGGCGACGCGATGCGCGCCGCGGCCTCGCTCCTAAAAGTCGCAGAGGCAGATGCAGCCGCAATCACCGAACTGCTTGACACCCGCGAGCGCGAGGACGCGGTTCGCAGTTTGGGCCTTGCGCCGGGGGCTGCGATCCCCGCGCAGATGCGATCGCAGATGAAGGCGCTCGAAGAGGATCAGAAGCGCCGCGCGACCCGTAGCCTGCGTGACGGGATCGACCGGATCCTGACCGACCTGCTCTCGCTGTATCGTGACGTGCTGTTGCGGGCGTTGGGCGCGGACCCTGAGCTCGTCAACCTTGAGCAGGCGGGACGCATCGAGGAACTTGCTGAGCGCTGGAGTGCAGAGCAGGCGCTCGCAATGGTCACCGCGATTGAGACTGCGCGCGAGCGGCTCGCCCGCAGTGTCACCCCCGGACTAGTCCTTGAAGCGCTGTTTGCCAGCGTCGTAATGAGCAAGATTGCAGGAGCGGAGCAGTACGTATGA
- a CDS encoding RNA-binding S4 domain-containing protein, whose translation MSGVGVRIDSWVWAVRLAKTRSQATALCRGGHVRINSATAKAAQQVKIGDEVRVRLHGFDKIYRVTGLATRRGSATEAAQYFEDLTPPPLPRVERPADIVRDRGAGRPTKRERRDIDRLRGRDADPPA comes from the coding sequence GTGTCAGGCGTGGGTGTACGAATTGACAGTTGGGTGTGGGCGGTGCGCCTCGCGAAGACGCGCAGTCAAGCGACAGCCCTGTGCCGCGGGGGCCACGTGCGCATCAATTCCGCGACCGCCAAGGCCGCGCAGCAGGTGAAGATCGGGGACGAAGTGCGCGTGCGGCTGCACGGCTTCGACAAGATTTACCGCGTCACCGGTCTCGCGACGAGACGGGGCAGCGCGACCGAGGCCGCGCAGTATTTTGAAGACCTCACCCCGCCGCCGCTCCCCCGCGTCGAGCGCCCGGCAGACATCGTTCGGGATCGCGGCGCAGGCAGGCCCACGAAGCGGGAACGGCGCGACATCGATCGGCTCCGCGGGCGGGACGCCGATCCGCCGGCGTAA
- a CDS encoding acyltransferase family protein, translating to MSDNPRAVPIADPMIDPKTAEVAAEAAVSVSQKASGSAASKPRIAVWDNARFVLIALVVIGHTISTVRTDSDFAFGLYAYIYLFHMPAMILLSGMFSRTEVNAKAFRGVVQLIVLWLVWEGIWAILNFWVEGRPLGKNFLVSPAWTLWFIVTLVTMRILLPYIARLRHPLMFSIAIALIAGLSPEIGSQFSASRTLCFFPFFVAGWLIRDRGVLDGAWFMSPARAARATGWALLGAIGIAFLLVPQLRSEWRIDKWLTWRDSYGWLFANAPLGDWKPSEWFAISGGGIVVAASLLLLAGAMTLALLLVVPRRASVITVWGSRTLFVYLLHGPVVWVLRETGSIAAINSLTIGPISVGVPVMILGAVVLTMLLSMTWVTRAFKPIIEPSVDWMLQRPSH from the coding sequence GTGAGCGACAATCCGAGAGCAGTCCCAATCGCGGATCCCATGATCGACCCGAAAACTGCCGAGGTAGCCGCAGAAGCGGCAGTGTCTGTATCCCAAAAGGCATCCGGGTCCGCAGCATCGAAGCCCCGGATCGCGGTCTGGGACAATGCCCGTTTTGTCCTGATCGCGCTTGTGGTCATCGGTCACACTATTTCGACGGTGCGCACCGATTCAGACTTTGCATTCGGTCTCTACGCCTACATCTATCTCTTTCATATGCCTGCAATGATCCTGCTCTCCGGCATGTTCTCTCGAACCGAGGTCAATGCGAAGGCTTTCCGCGGTGTCGTGCAACTGATCGTGCTGTGGTTGGTCTGGGAGGGGATCTGGGCGATCCTGAATTTCTGGGTGGAGGGCAGGCCTCTCGGCAAGAACTTCCTCGTGTCGCCCGCGTGGACGCTCTGGTTCATCGTCACCCTCGTAACGATGCGCATTCTGTTGCCGTACATCGCGAGACTTCGCCACCCGCTCATGTTCTCGATCGCTATCGCGCTCATCGCCGGGCTCAGCCCGGAGATCGGCAGCCAGTTCTCTGCCTCGCGCACCCTCTGTTTTTTCCCCTTCTTTGTCGCGGGGTGGCTGATTCGGGATCGCGGTGTGCTCGACGGCGCCTGGTTCATGAGCCCTGCCCGGGCGGCTCGCGCGACGGGGTGGGCTTTGCTCGGAGCGATCGGGATCGCCTTCTTGCTTGTGCCCCAGCTGCGCAGTGAGTGGCGCATCGACAAGTGGCTCACCTGGCGCGACAGCTATGGCTGGTTGTTTGCGAATGCTCCGCTTGGAGACTGGAAGCCGAGCGAGTGGTTTGCGATTTCAGGCGGCGGGATCGTTGTGGCTGCGTCACTATTGCTGCTCGCCGGGGCCATGACGCTCGCGCTCCTTCTGGTGGTGCCGCGTCGGGCTAGCGTCATAACGGTGTGGGGATCCCGCACCCTCTTTGTCTACCTGTTGCACGGCCCGGTTGTCTGGGTGCTGCGTGAGACGGGCAGCATTGCCGCGATCAACTCGCTCACGATTGGGCCGATTTCGGTCGGCGTACCGGTGATGATTTTGGGGGCGGTCGTGTTGACCATGCTGCTGTCGATGACCTGGGTGACTCGGGCCTTCAAACCGATTATCGAACCCTCTGTCGATTGGATGCTACAGCGCCCGTCACACTAG
- a CDS encoding chorismate mutase: MTAAQDPQQRLERLRSSIDNIDAALVHMLAERFRCTQEVGELKAENAMPASDPDREARQTARLKSLAEDAHLDPEFAEKWFNFVVAEVIQHHNHIADRARD; this comes from the coding sequence GTGACTGCCGCGCAGGATCCGCAGCAGCGGCTTGAGCGCCTGCGCTCGAGCATCGACAACATTGATGCCGCGCTTGTCCACATGCTTGCCGAGCGGTTCCGCTGCACCCAAGAGGTCGGGGAGCTGAAGGCCGAGAACGCGATGCCTGCGTCGGATCCGGATCGCGAGGCGCGTCAGACTGCCAGGCTGAAGAGCCTCGCGGAAGACGCGCACCTCGATCCCGAGTTCGCCGAAAAGTGGTTTAACTTTGTGGTCGCCGAGGTGATCCAGCACCACAACCACATCGCCGACCGGGCCCGCGACTAG
- a CDS encoding DoxX family protein — MILGAGLVFAGTAHVSFARAEFQAQVPSWVPLDVDVVVVASGIVEIVLGATLVVLPRFRVPLGWIAAAFFLAVFPGNISQFMTGTDAFGLTSDTARGVRLVFQPLLMLWALWSCGSLGALRARREQTVHASSEAP; from the coding sequence ATGATTCTCGGAGCGGGCTTGGTATTCGCAGGGACCGCGCACGTGAGCTTCGCGCGGGCCGAATTTCAGGCACAGGTTCCAAGCTGGGTGCCACTCGACGTGGATGTTGTGGTGGTGGCCTCCGGGATCGTGGAGATTGTGCTGGGCGCAACCCTCGTGGTGCTCCCCAGGTTTCGTGTGCCGCTCGGCTGGATCGCCGCGGCGTTCTTTCTCGCCGTGTTCCCCGGCAACATCTCACAGTTCATGACCGGAACCGACGCGTTCGGGCTGACGAGCGACACCGCACGCGGGGTTCGCCTCGTCTTCCAGCCGCTGCTCATGCTGTGGGCGCTGTGGAGTTGCGGATCGCTGGGCGCCCTGCGAGCCCGGCGTGAACAGACCGTGCACGCCTCCTCGGAGGCGCCGTGA